In the Actinomycetota bacterium genome, one interval contains:
- the hypD gene encoding hydrogenase formation protein HypD — MRFVEEYRDPELARALAARIASLADPARHYKIMEVCGGHTHAIYRFGVHDFLPENVELVHGPGCPVCVIPMGRVDDAVVLAEQHVEVILTCFGDMMRVPGSHGSFLDANARGADIRMVYSPLDALRIARENPDRQVVFYAIGFETTAPSTALTLVRARREGIDNFSVICSHVTIIPAMKAILDSPDLRLDAFIGPGHVSTVIGCRPYEFVPREHGMPVVTAGFEPLDVLQSIEMIMAQLAEGRAEVENQYARIVPWDGNPRALGVMGEVFALRPYFEWRGLGSIAHSALRLSDAYADFDAEQRYEMPGVRVADPKSCQCGEVLKGVLKPWECKVFGTACTPETPIGTCMVSSEGACAAYYNYGRYAKKRLPVHA; from the coding sequence GTGAGGTTCGTCGAGGAGTACCGCGACCCCGAACTGGCTCGTGCCCTGGCCGCACGCATCGCATCGCTGGCGGACCCGGCACGCCACTACAAGATCATGGAGGTCTGCGGCGGCCACACCCACGCCATCTACCGGTTCGGGGTCCACGACTTCCTCCCCGAGAACGTCGAACTCGTCCACGGACCTGGCTGTCCCGTCTGCGTCATCCCGATGGGTCGCGTCGACGATGCCGTCGTGCTCGCCGAGCAGCACGTCGAGGTGATCCTCACGTGCTTCGGGGACATGATGCGTGTGCCCGGCAGCCACGGGTCGTTCCTCGACGCCAACGCGCGGGGGGCCGACATCCGCATGGTCTACTCGCCGCTGGACGCCCTGCGCATCGCGCGCGAGAACCCCGACCGCCAGGTCGTCTTCTACGCGATCGGGTTCGAGACCACCGCTCCGTCGACCGCCCTGACGCTGGTCCGGGCCCGCCGCGAGGGGATCGACAACTTCTCGGTCATCTGCAGCCATGTCACCATCATCCCGGCCATGAAGGCCATCCTCGACTCGCCCGACCTGCGCCTCGACGCGTTCATCGGTCCCGGCCACGTCTCGACCGTGATCGGGTGCCGGCCGTACGAGTTCGTGCCGCGGGAGCACGGCATGCCGGTGGTGACCGCCGGCTTCGAACCCCTCGACGTGCTGCAGTCGATCGAGATGATCATGGCTCAGCTCGCCGAGGGGCGTGCCGAGGTCGAGAACCAGTACGCGCGCATCGTGCCGTGGGACGGCAACCCGCGTGCGCTGGGGGTGATGGGCGAGGTGTTCGCGCTCCGTCCGTACTTCGAGTGGCGCGGGCTGGGTTCGATCGCCCACTCCGCGCTGCGGCTCTCCGACGCGTACGCCGACTTCGACGCCGAACAGCGCTACGAGATGCCGGGCGTCCGCGTCGCCGACCCCAAGTCGTGCCAGTGCGGTGAGGTGCTCAAGGGCGTGCTCAAGCCGTGGGAGTGCAAGGTCTTCGGCACGGCTTGCACGCCCGAGACCCCGATCGGGACCTGCATGGTGTCGTCCGAGGGCGCGTGCGCGGCCTACTACAACTACGGCAGGTACGCGAAGAAGCGGCTGCCCGTCCACGCCTGA
- a CDS encoding HypC/HybG/HupF family hydrogenase formation chaperone, producing MNRDVCITCGDVAMALTVIEVSQHDARCRADDGGEELVAIELVEPVVPGDRVLVHAQVALKKLTEGSDA from the coding sequence GTGAACCGCGACGTCTGCATCACCTGCGGGGATGTCGCCATGGCCCTCACGGTCATCGAGGTCAGCCAGCACGACGCACGCTGCCGGGCCGACGATGGCGGTGAGGAGCTCGTCGCGATCGAGCTGGTCGAGCCGGTGGTCCCCGGTGACCGCGTGCTCGTGCATGCGCAGGTGGCGCTGAAGAAGCTGACGGAGGGGAGCGACGCGTGA
- a CDS encoding two pore domain potassium channel family protein, producing MLIAGVALIAVVVYDAISTTLVANSAAGPLTARVGGGLWWLAKRIGAGPHSRIVAAAGPAILVTTILIWMSMLWVGWWLVFSADVDAVVATASGRPADGWDRVYFAGYTVFTLGVGDFRPSGRVWQFATGLSVANGLAMATLAITYSIPVVTAVTERRQQAATITGLGSTAQELLVSVWDGSSLRFLDAPLMSFAADINRTAQRHLTYPILHFFHSPDRSDEFALSVTALDEALTITITAVREDARPHAAAVKTARAAIGRLLGILETSFHDAAEHVPPAPDLTPLRAAGIPVVDDALFHDRLAVHDERRRILLGFATSSSWPWAGAVVTSVEPSSRAAGPRAQRPR from the coding sequence ATGCTGATCGCCGGAGTCGCCCTGATCGCGGTGGTCGTCTACGACGCGATCTCCACGACACTGGTCGCCAACTCCGCGGCCGGACCGCTCACCGCGCGGGTCGGTGGGGGGCTGTGGTGGCTCGCGAAGCGCATCGGGGCGGGTCCCCACTCGCGCATCGTCGCCGCGGCCGGGCCGGCCATCCTCGTGACGACCATCCTCATCTGGATGTCGATGCTGTGGGTCGGCTGGTGGCTGGTGTTCTCGGCCGATGTCGACGCCGTCGTCGCGACGGCTTCGGGGCGACCTGCGGATGGCTGGGACCGGGTCTACTTCGCGGGCTACACCGTCTTCACCCTGGGCGTGGGGGACTTCCGCCCCAGCGGTCGGGTGTGGCAGTTCGCGACCGGGCTGTCGGTGGCCAACGGCCTGGCGATGGCCACGCTCGCCATCACCTACTCCATCCCCGTGGTGACGGCGGTCACGGAACGGCGACAGCAGGCGGCGACGATAACGGGCCTCGGCAGCACGGCGCAGGAGCTGCTCGTGTCCGTGTGGGACGGGTCCTCGCTGCGTTTCCTAGACGCGCCGCTGATGAGCTTCGCCGCCGACATCAACCGCACCGCGCAGCGCCACCTCACCTACCCGATCCTGCACTTCTTCCACAGCCCTGATCGCAGCGACGAGTTCGCCCTGAGCGTGACGGCGCTCGATGAAGCGCTCACGATCACCATCACCGCCGTCCGTGAAGACGCCCGCCCGCACGCGGCCGCGGTGAAGACCGCGCGCGCAGCGATCGGTCGACTGCTCGGCATCCTCGAGACGAGCTTCCACGACGCGGCCGAGCACGTGCCCCCTGCCCCGGACCTCACACCGCTGCGAGCGGCGGGCATCCCGGTGGTCGATGATGCGCTCTTCCACGATCGGCTCGCAGTGCACGACGAGCGGCGACGGATCCTCCTCGGCTTCGCGACCAGTTCGAGTTGGCCGTGGGCCGGTGCGGTCGTGACGAGTGTCGAGCCGAGCTCGCGCGCAGCCGGCCCTCGCGCTCAGCGCCCCCGCTGA
- a CDS encoding helix-turn-helix domain-containing protein, whose translation MSPRTLDPTQLDPLCSLDDPTRRRLYEHVATAGTAVTRDAASAALDLDRSTVAYHLDKLVEEGLLIASFARPEGRGGPGAGRPAKRYERADAEFAVSLPPRDYRLAAELLARAAETDASGAVREAVHRAAAELGRELVADDGPDDVLERLTAQGYEPYDDDGVIRLRNCPFHRLATEHRDLVCGMNLAMLGAVVEAAGAPLEARLDPCEGRCCVAFVEPSPS comes from the coding sequence ATCTCGCCCCGCACACTCGATCCGACGCAGCTCGATCCGCTCTGCAGCCTCGACGACCCGACCCGCCGCCGTCTCTACGAGCACGTCGCGACGGCCGGGACTGCGGTCACGCGCGATGCGGCGAGCGCCGCGCTCGACCTGGACCGCTCGACCGTCGCCTACCACCTCGACAAGCTGGTCGAGGAGGGGCTGCTGATCGCGTCGTTCGCTCGACCGGAGGGTCGGGGAGGACCGGGTGCGGGGCGCCCGGCCAAGCGCTACGAACGTGCGGATGCGGAGTTCGCGGTCAGCCTGCCGCCTCGCGACTACCGACTCGCCGCGGAACTGCTCGCCCGTGCCGCGGAGACCGATGCGAGCGGCGCGGTCCGCGAAGCGGTCCACCGCGCAGCCGCCGAGCTCGGTCGGGAGCTGGTGGCCGACGACGGGCCGGACGACGTGCTCGAACGTCTGACGGCGCAGGGCTACGAGCCCTACGACGACGACGGGGTGATCCGCCTCCGCAACTGTCCGTTCCACCGGCTGGCGACCGAGCATCGCGACCTGGTCTGCGGCATGAACCTCGCGATGCTCGGGGCGGTGGTCGAGGCCGCGGGAGCCCCCCTCGAGGCCCGGCTCGACCCGTGCGAGGGCCGCTGCTGTGTCGCTTTCGTCGAGCCGTCCCCCAGCTGA
- the folE gene encoding GTP cyclohydrolase I FolE, translating into MAHRQLDGTDREGGGAPRVHARPIDIPKATAAVAELLDALGLDRSDEGLARTPARVARMFAELLTPETFRATTFPNDAGYDELVLVSDIRFTALCEHHLLPFRGVAHVGYLPGARIIGLSKLARLVEAHARRPQLQERMTTQIADWLREHVAPRGVGVVIDAEHLCMSIRGVRTAGARTVTSTLYGLVREDPAARQEFLTLTRRT; encoded by the coding sequence CTGGCACACCGCCAGCTCGACGGAACGGACCGGGAGGGCGGGGGCGCACCTCGGGTCCACGCCCGCCCCATCGACATACCCAAGGCCACGGCGGCGGTCGCCGAACTGCTCGACGCTCTCGGTCTCGACCGCAGCGACGAGGGCCTGGCCCGGACTCCGGCGCGGGTGGCGCGGATGTTCGCCGAGCTGCTGACGCCCGAGACGTTCCGTGCCACCACCTTCCCCAACGATGCGGGCTACGACGAACTCGTCCTCGTGTCCGACATCCGCTTCACCGCGCTGTGCGAGCACCACCTGCTGCCGTTCCGTGGCGTCGCGCACGTCGGCTACCTCCCGGGCGCCCGCATCATCGGCCTGTCCAAGCTCGCGCGGCTGGTCGAAGCCCACGCACGTCGACCGCAGTTGCAGGAGCGGATGACCACCCAGATCGCCGACTGGTTGCGCGAGCACGTCGCCCCGAGGGGGGTCGGCGTGGTCATCGACGCCGAGCACCTCTGCATGAGCATCCGAGGCGTGCGCACCGCGGGGGCTCGGACCGTGACTTCGACCCTGTACGGCCTCGTGCGTGAGGACCCCGCCGCACGCCAGGAGTTCCTCACGCTCACCCGACGGACCTGA
- a CDS encoding FAD-dependent oxidoreductase — protein sequence MPSSPTAIVVIGGGLAAATAVGTLRDEGHEGTITLVTEEPERPYERPPLSKKVLIGDDPPDVAYVHPANFYDEHGIALLTDDAATTIDRNARAVTTRSGRHLRYDRLLIATGAAPRRLPGNDLARVVTLRTMAEAMWLRDSLADVTHVTVVGAGWIGCEVAAAARTVGTDVTMVDPLQVPLQRVLGEHIGSVFAGLHHDHDVDLRLGVSVDEMRGDGHVAQVRLSDGSNLDTELVVVGIGVVPRTELAAQAGLDVRDGILVDASLATSDPRILAAGDVASAWHPRYGRNVRVEHWANALNQGRTAARNLLGAGDVYARLPYFFSDQYDLGLEFVGHTAEADDVVVRGDLDAREFTAFWTASDRVVAAMAVNTWGVVEDLEAIIDSAAPLDRRRLVDADIPLRELSPLAS from the coding sequence ATGCCCAGTAGCCCCACAGCCATCGTTGTCATCGGAGGCGGCCTCGCCGCCGCGACGGCGGTCGGGACCCTGCGCGACGAGGGCCACGAGGGCACCATCACGCTCGTCACCGAGGAGCCGGAGCGTCCCTACGAGCGACCGCCGCTATCGAAGAAGGTGCTGATCGGCGACGACCCGCCCGATGTCGCGTACGTCCACCCGGCCAACTTCTACGACGAGCACGGCATCGCCTTGTTGACGGACGACGCGGCGACGACCATCGACCGCAACGCTCGCGCCGTGACCACCCGCTCCGGCCGCCACCTCCGCTACGACCGTCTCCTGATCGCGACCGGCGCAGCGCCCCGCCGGCTGCCCGGCAACGACCTGGCACGCGTCGTGACGCTGCGCACCATGGCCGAGGCGATGTGGCTGCGCGACTCGTTGGCCGACGTGACCCACGTGACGGTCGTCGGCGCAGGCTGGATCGGTTGCGAGGTCGCCGCCGCGGCCCGGACCGTCGGGACCGACGTCACGATGGTCGACCCGCTACAGGTACCCCTCCAGCGGGTGCTCGGCGAGCACATCGGATCGGTCTTCGCCGGACTGCACCACGACCACGACGTGGACCTACGGCTCGGTGTCAGCGTCGACGAGATGAGGGGCGACGGGCACGTCGCCCAGGTGCGGCTGAGCGACGGATCGAACCTCGACACCGAGCTCGTCGTCGTCGGCATCGGCGTCGTCCCCCGCACCGAGCTCGCCGCACAGGCAGGTCTCGACGTCAGGGACGGGATCCTCGTCGACGCCTCGCTCGCCACCAGCGACCCGCGGATCCTGGCAGCGGGAGACGTCGCGAGCGCCTGGCATCCCCGCTACGGACGTAACGTGCGCGTGGAACACTGGGCCAACGCGCTCAACCAGGGCCGCACGGCGGCACGCAACCTGCTCGGGGCGGGGGATGTCTACGCGCGGCTCCCGTACTTCTTCAGCGACCAGTACGACCTGGGACTCGAGTTCGTGGGTCACACCGCCGAGGCGGACGACGTCGTCGTGCGTGGCGACCTCGATGCGCGGGAGTTCACGGCGTTCTGGACGGCGTCCGATCGCGTCGTGGCGGCGATGGCCGTCAACACCTGGGGCGTCGTCGAGGATCTCGAGGCCATCATCGACAGCGCGGCCCCGCTGGATCGCCGCCGACTGGTGGATGCCGACATCCCCCTGCGGGAGCTCTCGCCGCTCGCGAGCTGA
- a CDS encoding universal stress protein codes for MTLGTTIVVPIANPSSIRRLLEMAAPIAAPDAGRVVPLTVLRPDADADERAHAWRGLADAEALGQELGISVRGRVIESSDVAKGVLEAMGELEATLVVMGWRGRSSTSNIFGVLIDTIVGRSAVPLAVVRLGTEPVRRIVLPVSADHLLPGGGRGLGLAAEIGRRLDAASPEPMTVLRTGPREVELPEEVERLADRVHHDPRRTDDAVGAFARPDDAVVAAVAPTVSGLRAATTHLAWSAPESTLVVAIDVGPTPQDGLASAVEGAGRPAPRQAEQPVGRTVRIVVTARMPDQSSTRADDLERVLRGAGATEHVMAWWPASDPHPHVRATVTVRASSVNAAMSAVMVAVHEAPAFRGAEISYDVDRASQL; via the coding sequence GTGACCCTCGGAACCACGATCGTCGTCCCGATCGCCAACCCGTCGTCGATCCGACGGCTGCTCGAGATGGCGGCGCCGATCGCCGCGCCCGACGCGGGACGCGTCGTACCGCTCACCGTCTTGCGCCCCGATGCGGATGCGGATGAGCGGGCGCACGCCTGGCGTGGCCTGGCTGACGCCGAAGCCTTGGGGCAGGAACTGGGCATCTCCGTCCGAGGCCGCGTCATCGAGTCGTCCGATGTCGCCAAGGGCGTCCTCGAAGCGATGGGGGAGCTCGAGGCGACGCTGGTCGTGATGGGCTGGCGCGGTCGCAGCTCCACGAGCAACATCTTCGGCGTGCTCATCGACACGATCGTCGGTCGCTCGGCGGTGCCGCTGGCGGTGGTGCGGCTGGGCACCGAGCCGGTACGTCGGATCGTGCTGCCGGTCAGCGCCGACCACCTGCTCCCCGGCGGTGGCCGGGGGCTCGGACTCGCTGCCGAGATCGGTCGCCGGTTGGATGCGGCGTCTCCCGAACCGATGACCGTGCTGCGCACGGGACCGCGTGAGGTCGAGCTGCCCGAGGAGGTCGAGCGTCTCGCCGACCGCGTGCATCACGACCCCCGCCGCACAGACGATGCCGTCGGAGCGTTCGCCCGCCCCGACGATGCCGTGGTGGCGGCGGTCGCCCCGACCGTGTCGGGACTGCGCGCGGCCACCACCCACCTCGCCTGGTCGGCTCCGGAGTCGACGCTCGTCGTCGCGATCGACGTGGGCCCCACTCCCCAGGATGGTCTCGCGTCAGCCGTGGAAGGGGCGGGGCGGCCCGCCCCGCGCCAAGCCGAGCAGCCGGTAGGGCGCACCGTGCGGATCGTGGTGACCGCCCGGATGCCGGATCAGAGCTCGACGCGAGCCGACGATCTCGAACGGGTGCTTCGGGGTGCCGGGGCGACCGAGCACGTGATGGCGTGGTGGCCCGCATCCGATCCGCATCCGCACGTGCGGGCGACGGTGACCGTGCGAGCATCGTCGGTGAACGCGGCGATGTCCGCGGTCATGGTCGCGGTGCACGAGGCGCCGGCGTTCCGGGGCGCCGAGATCAGCTACGACGTGGACCGCGCGAGCCAGCTCTGA